One segment of Thermoleophilia bacterium DNA contains the following:
- a CDS encoding polyprenyl synthetase family protein, translated as MDTEYPHVEYLASIVPLVDGYLRRYLAKYPPGSPLHRYLYGILDEFIARGGKRTRPALAMLACEAVGGEPVRALSTGCAIEFFHAAALIHDDIMDASELRRGAQCAHLVHGEPLAINAGDYALSLVCTIVVDDPLLDDATKLAVLRVIGEMSERTIEGQALDVGWVRDEVFDLTVDDYMHMALGKTGYYSGIAPLKAGAIIGGGTAEQIEALAEFGKHCSIAFQIQDDLLNLVGDEATMGKDRLSDIKESKRTLMVVHCLSVSAPADRNRLVELLRLGRTKTTEEAEEILELLEKYGSLEYARSVARDLVTRGRSYLETLPDSTARRILASMAEYFLDREV; from the coding sequence GTGGATACGGAATATCCTCATGTAGAGTACCTAGCTTCGATCGTCCCTCTGGTGGATGGTTATCTGCGGCGGTATCTAGCCAAATACCCGCCAGGCAGTCCCCTTCATAGATATCTGTACGGGATCCTGGACGAGTTCATCGCGCGCGGCGGTAAGCGGACGCGGCCAGCGCTAGCCATGCTTGCTTGCGAAGCGGTTGGGGGCGAGCCAGTGCGGGCCCTGTCAACCGGCTGTGCCATTGAGTTTTTCCATGCAGCTGCTCTTATTCACGACGATATCATGGATGCCAGCGAGCTTAGGCGGGGTGCTCAGTGCGCTCACTTGGTGCACGGGGAACCGCTTGCTATAAACGCCGGCGACTATGCTCTTAGCCTAGTCTGCACCATTGTGGTGGACGATCCTCTTCTTGACGATGCTACAAAGCTCGCTGTTCTTCGCGTGATCGGGGAAATGAGCGAACGCACTATCGAGGGGCAGGCGCTTGACGTGGGATGGGTGCGAGATGAGGTTTTCGACCTAACCGTGGACGACTATATGCACATGGCTTTAGGTAAGACTGGCTACTACAGTGGGATCGCTCCGCTCAAAGCTGGCGCCATCATTGGCGGGGGGACGGCCGAGCAAATTGAAGCCTTGGCAGAGTTTGGCAAGCATTGTTCCATTGCTTTCCAGATACAAGACGACCTGCTCAATCTTGTGGGCGACGAGGCGACCATGGGCAAGGATCGACTAAGCGACATTAAGGAAAGCAAACGTACGCTCATGGTTGTCCATTGTCTAAGCGTGTCCGCTCCCGCTGATCGGAACCGTCTCGTAGAGCTGCTTCGCCTGGGGCGGACAAAGACTACCGAGGAAGCGGAGGAGATACTCGAGTTGCTGGAGAAGTATGGCTCGCTCGAGTATGCTCGCTCGGTGGCGCGCGATCTGGTGACTCGCGGGCGCTCGTATCTTGAGACCCTTCCCGACTCAACGGCTCGCCGGATCCTGGCTTCCATGGCCGAATACTTCTTGGATAGAGAGGTGTGA
- a CDS encoding MFS transporter: MTADAQPLTADITQSRRRWGILAILCVGTFMLLLDGTIVNIAIPDIMLAFKTGFSQVEWVMNAYLLVFAVLLITTGRLGDLYGRRLMFTAGLCLFTLASLACGLAPAAGWLIGFRALQGLGGALMMPNTLSIIANVFSSHERGKALGFWGGVSGFSLALGPSLGGLLVEAGSWRWIFFINVPIGVILLVLTLRYVPESTDPTSVKQVDIPGVAVLTAGLFALTFALVEGQKYGWTSPLILGLFAGAVVALAVFVWIERKQVQPLIDLSLFRNRTFSVTNFVALLLFFGMMGVFFLLPVFLEAILGYSAVKAGLVMTPLAAIVIVASPLSGALSDRIGPRWLMFIGMLIAALGFVLTRRVMELHGSWQSLVVPFIVSGFGIGMVTPPSTSAVMGSVVPEKAGQASGVLSSVRQIGSVLGIAVLGAVLQNRAVAYIQAGIAAKLDAAPFPLSTGVKEEIIRAVGSSAINMGQIRAGGGFTGSMSQGMSDLMAQAPAQMKEQIGEFFRELFSMDFLMGEFAHAMRTTYICSIVLMLVGALVALGVAKLKPRKRPRANQAEG; encoded by the coding sequence TTGACTGCAGATGCTCAACCTCTGACTGCGGACATCACGCAGAGCCGCAGACGGTGGGGAATCCTAGCCATTTTGTGCGTGGGCACTTTCATGCTCCTCTTGGACGGCACTATCGTGAATATTGCCATCCCAGACATCATGCTTGCCTTCAAGACGGGATTCTCCCAGGTAGAGTGGGTGATGAACGCCTACCTGCTTGTGTTTGCCGTGTTGCTCATCACCACTGGGCGGCTTGGCGACCTGTACGGGCGAAGACTTATGTTTACGGCGGGGCTTTGCCTTTTTACTTTGGCCTCGCTTGCCTGCGGGCTGGCCCCGGCTGCTGGCTGGCTGATTGGGTTTCGAGCACTGCAGGGGTTAGGCGGCGCTCTCATGATGCCAAACACTCTCTCTATTATCGCAAACGTGTTTTCTTCGCATGAAAGAGGCAAGGCCCTTGGTTTTTGGGGCGGAGTGAGCGGCTTCTCGCTGGCCCTGGGACCTAGCCTTGGCGGTCTGCTGGTGGAGGCTGGCTCCTGGCGATGGATATTCTTCATAAACGTTCCCATCGGTGTGATTCTTCTAGTTCTAACTCTGCGTTACGTTCCTGAGTCAACCGATCCCACCTCGGTCAAACAGGTCGACATCCCAGGGGTAGCAGTTCTAACGGCTGGTCTTTTCGCCCTCACATTTGCTCTCGTGGAGGGGCAAAAGTACGGGTGGACCTCGCCGCTAATTCTGGGGTTGTTCGCGGGCGCGGTAGTTGCGTTGGCCGTTTTTGTTTGGATTGAAAGAAAGCAAGTGCAACCGCTGATCGATCTTTCTCTATTTAGGAATCGCACTTTTAGTGTCACGAACTTTGTGGCGTTGCTTCTCTTTTTTGGAATGATGGGTGTTTTCTTTCTGCTGCCGGTTTTCCTGGAGGCCATCCTGGGGTATAGCGCCGTTAAGGCCGGATTGGTCATGACGCCGCTAGCAGCCATAGTGATTGTGGCCTCTCCCTTGTCTGGTGCTCTGTCGGATCGCATAGGTCCCCGTTGGCTGATGTTTATTGGGATGTTGATTGCTGCTTTAGGCTTCGTGCTGACCCGTCGCGTGATGGAACTGCATGGGTCCTGGCAAAGCCTTGTTGTGCCCTTCATAGTGTCTGGTTTTGGCATTGGCATGGTGACCCCACCCAGTACCTCTGCCGTGATGGGTTCAGTTGTTCCCGAGAAAGCGGGGCAGGCTTCGGGAGTGCTCTCCAGTGTGCGCCAAATTGGCTCGGTTTTGGGCATTGCAGTATTAGGGGCGGTTCTTCAAAACCGGGCGGTGGCCTACATTCAAGCGGGAATTGCCGCCAAACTCGATGCAGCACCATTCCCTTTGTCCACAGGGGTAAAAGAGGAAATCATTAGGGCAGTTGGCTCCTCCGCCATTAACATGGGGCAGATCAGGGCGGGTGGCGGGTTTACTGGCTCGATGTCGCAGGGGATGTCGGATCTCATGGCGCAGGCGCCGGCCCAAATGAAAGAGCAGATCGGCGAATTCTTCAGGGAGTTATTCAGCATGGACTTTCTTATGGGCGAGTTTGCCCATGCCATGCGCACCACTTACATCTGCTCGATCGTGCTTATGCTCGTTGGCGCCTTGGTAGCTTTGGGAGTGGCTAAACTTAAGCCGAGGAAGCGTCCGAGAGCAAACCAGGCCGAGGGGTGA
- a CDS encoding response regulator: protein MTSEATHPEARILVVDDEASIVRLLTRALQNAGYTNVAGYTDPQEALESIEEALPDLIVLDVNMPGMSGYDFLTRLSEHLRADVFLPVLMISGLPEPDTRLQALEAGAMNFLTKPIDLGVFLAAVKSLLETRFLSLRLYMARGVLEKLVQKRTEELRQAHLELLERLAKVAEYRDDATGRHTERVGELCRMLAEELGLPPEQVVLIARTAPLHDLGKVAIPDVVLLKQGPFNDDEREIMRRHSVLGAEILSGGTSELVQMAEEIALCHHERWDGRGYPRGLKGEQIPLAARIVAVADSFDALIHKRPYKEAWTIPDAMAEMRRERGGQFDPQVVDALFRLYERGQLDFLTEDQFAA, encoded by the coding sequence GTGACAAGCGAGGCAACCCATCCCGAAGCTAGAATTCTCGTTGTCGATGACGAAGCCAGCATCGTCCGACTCCTGACCCGCGCCCTACAGAACGCTGGCTACACCAATGTTGCGGGATACACCGACCCGCAGGAGGCACTCGAATCTATCGAGGAGGCCTTGCCCGACCTGATTGTGCTGGATGTCAACATGCCCGGGATGAGCGGCTATGATTTCCTCACCCGCTTAAGCGAACACTTGCGTGCAGACGTATTCTTACCGGTCCTGATGATTAGTGGCCTACCCGAGCCAGACACTCGTCTCCAAGCGCTCGAAGCAGGGGCCATGAATTTCCTAACCAAGCCGATTGATCTCGGAGTCTTTCTTGCTGCCGTTAAGTCTCTCCTGGAGACGCGCTTTCTCAGTCTTCGACTCTATATGGCTCGAGGTGTTCTTGAGAAACTTGTGCAAAAACGAACAGAGGAGTTACGACAGGCGCACCTCGAGCTACTTGAGCGCCTAGCAAAGGTGGCGGAGTACCGGGACGACGCTACTGGCCGCCATACCGAGCGAGTTGGCGAGCTCTGTCGTATGCTGGCTGAGGAACTCGGCCTTCCGCCGGAGCAGGTAGTGCTCATCGCCCGCACCGCCCCGCTTCATGATCTCGGAAAGGTAGCCATCCCGGACGTCGTACTCCTCAAGCAAGGACCCTTCAACGACGACGAGCGCGAGATTATGCGCAGACACTCTGTGCTTGGCGCTGAAATCCTAAGCGGTGGTACTTCAGAACTCGTACAGATGGCCGAAGAGATTGCCCTTTGTCACCACGAGCGTTGGGACGGAAGGGGCTATCCTCGCGGTTTGAAAGGCGAGCAAATCCCTCTTGCCGCCCGCATTGTGGCAGTCGCTGACTCATTTGACGCCCTCATCCATAAGCGCCCTTACAAGGAAGCCTGGACCATTCCTGACGCCATGGCGGAGATGCGTCGCGAGCGCGGGGGACAGTTTGATCCTCAGGTAGTAGATGCCTTGTTTCGCTTGTATGAGCGGGGACAACTGGACTTCTTGACCGAAGACCAATTTGCAGCCTAA
- a CDS encoding MarR family transcriptional regulator, whose translation MPEQNDKRERIIREIIKVLPDVAKALKEAVAAHGSLGLPPGCHVTTAEMRVLIHLAEYGAQTMTELAQGMKMTRASATSLVRPLVALGLVRRWQDPQDGRVVHVELTERAKEAADKVISGLREEIEAVLARVEDDKCAIFLECLERFARSAGAGQGSRVEVNR comes from the coding sequence ATGCCTGAGCAAAACGACAAACGCGAACGTATCATACGGGAGATCATCAAGGTGCTTCCTGATGTAGCTAAGGCTCTCAAGGAGGCTGTGGCTGCTCATGGGTCTCTCGGGCTGCCGCCCGGGTGTCACGTCACCACGGCCGAGATGCGTGTGCTCATCCACCTTGCCGAATATGGGGCGCAGACAATGACCGAGCTAGCCCAGGGTATGAAGATGACCAGGGCGTCTGCAACCAGTTTGGTACGGCCACTTGTGGCGCTTGGCCTGGTTAGGCGGTGGCAGGATCCCCAGGACGGACGCGTGGTGCACGTGGAACTCACTGAGCGCGCTAAAGAAGCTGCTGACAAAGTCATCTCTGGGCTTCGTGAAGAAATCGAGGCGGTTCTGGCCAGAGTGGAAGATGACAAATGCGCCATTTTCCTTGAGTGTTTGGAGAGATTTGCTCGTTCAGCAGGAGCCGGTCAAGGTAGCAGAGTGGAGGTGAACCGTTGA